A region of Lycium barbarum isolate Lr01 chromosome 1, ASM1917538v2, whole genome shotgun sequence DNA encodes the following proteins:
- the LOC132628418 gene encoding uncharacterized protein LOC132628418 codes for MLAIVVPTPGGKYTISSAYSWSMGGGTQQPWWRAVWSIATVPKHRFIFWLVMHERLLTRVRLEKMGLCQDNFCGLCGRSPETINYLFFECAYSQMCLEMVLTWLKAPKCRLEVQGMWRRLVRGTQGKISRGLIWAILAAMIYHIWNARNDAVWNHKIIRPQLMVQQIQEESRIRALEMLKRRITCNDRKWIEQLYM; via the exons ATGCTGGCAATTGTAGTTCCC ACACCAGGAGGGAAGTACACGATTAGTAGTGCCTATTCTTGGAGCATGGGTGGTGGTACACAACAACCATGGTGGAGAGCAGTTTGGTCTATAGCGACAGTTCCAAAGCATAGATTTATCTTTTGGTTGGTGATGCATGAAAGACTACTTACTCGGGTGAGACTAGAAAAGATGGGACTGTGCCAGGACAACTTTTGTGGCCTTTGTGGAAGATCCCCTGAAACTATAAACTACCTCTTTTTTGAATGTGCATACTCACAGATGTGTCTTGAAATGGTGCTAACCTGGCTCAAGGCTCCAAAATGCAGATTAGAAGTGCAAGGGATGTGGAGAAGGCTGGTGAGAGGAACTCAAGGGAAGATAAGTAGAGGGCTTATATGGGCAATATTGGCTGCAATGATATATCATATATGGAATGCAAGAAATGATGCTGTATGGAATCATAAAATTATCAGGCCTCAACTGATGGTGCAGCAAATACAAGAAGAAAGCAGGATTAGAGCCTTAGAGATGCTAAAGAGAAGAATAACCTGTAACGATAGGAAATGGATAGAACAATTGTATATGTAG